Genomic window (Kosakonia sp. BYX6):
CTGCGCAACGCCATCCCACGTGAAGCGATTGCGGTTGTTGCCGTTCCGGCCGACAAATCCGCACAGCTGAAAACGCTGGCGGAGTCTTATCAGGCAATCCTGAAAAACGAGCTGGAAGCGAAAGAGAAAAACCTGGTGGTGCTGGTCGACAGCGTAACCAGCGATAAAACCGCGCTGACCACCGCTTCTCGCGATGCGTTTGTTCGCTTGCTCAACGCGACGCCAAACGGCGTGATCCGTAATTCCGACGTCGCCAAAGGCGTGGTGGAAACCTCGTTGAACGTCGGCGTTGTAACCTTGCAGGACGACAACGCAGAGATCATCTGTCTGATCCGCTCGCTGGTCGATAGCGGTAAAGATTACGTGGTAAGCATGCTGGAATCGCTGGGCGCGCTGGCCGGTGCGAAAACCGCGCCGAAAGGCGGCTACCCGGGCTGGCAGCCGGACGCGCATTCACCGGTGATGGCTTTGGTGCGTGAAACTTACCAGCGTCTGTTCAACAAAACGCCGAACATTCAGGTGATCCACGCCGGTCTGGAGTGCGGTCTGTTTAAAAAACCGTACCCGGATATGGATATGGTTTCTATCGGGCCGACCATTACCGGTCCGCACTCTCCGGATGAGCAAGTGCACATCGAAAGCGTGGGCCAGTACTGGACCCTGCTGACTGAATTGCTGAAAGCGATCCCGGCGAAATAAGCCTGCTGTCCGCGCCGCCCGGCGCGGACATTTCCCTCTATAACCCCAGCACCAATTGCCGCTCGAGTTGCGGATCCAGCAAAGTCACATGCAGCCCCACCAGCCGAACCCCGCGCCCGCCGCGCCGCTCGTTCCAGGTTTTACGCGCCGTCGCCACTAAATCCTCTTTATTTAAACGCGGCCAGACATGCTCCTGGGTGGTGAGCTGGAAGTCATTAAATTTCAGTTTCACGCCCTGGCGAGCAATCAGCAGATCCGGTTTGACCTTCGCCAGGCGGCATTCGAGTTCAGGATACAAGTGCTCAATAATCGCCTCGCACTCTTCCCAGTGATGAATATCTTCCGCCAGCGTGCGCTCGACGCCGACGGATTTACGCAGCCGGTCACTACTGATTTCTCGCTCATCGATGCCCTGGCTTCGCTCCCACAACACGCGGCCAAATTTGCCAAAGCGCTTGAGCAGCATCGCCAGATCGCTGTTCTGCACATCTTCACAGGTACGCAGACCCAGCGTTTCCAGCTTCGCCGCCGAGACTTTTCCCACGCCCGGAATTTTGCTCAACGGCAAGGTGCGCAAAAACGCCGGAACGTCCGCAGGCGT
Coding sequences:
- the dinB gene encoding DNA polymerase IV, translating into MRKIIHVDMDCFFAAVEMRDNPALRDIPIAIGGSRVKRGVISTANYPARKYGVRSAMPTAMALKLCPHLTLLPGRFDAYKEASNQIRDIFSRYTSLIEPLSLDEAYLDVTESPHCHGSATLMAQEIRQTIFKETQLTASAGIAPVKFLAKIASDLNKPDGQYVITPADVPAFLRTLPLSKIPGVGKVSAAKLETLGLRTCEDVQNSDLAMLLKRFGKFGRVLWERSQGIDEREISSDRLRKSVGVERTLAEDIHHWEECEAIIEHLYPELECRLAKVKPDLLIARQGVKLKFNDFQLTTQEHVWPRLNKEDLVATARKTWNERRGGRGVRLVGLHVTLLDPQLERQLVLGL